CAACCCGACTTTATACTCTCCCTCCTTCACAACGCTCCAGCCCAGCCGTTCGGCTGTTCCTTCCCCCTTTTTCCTGTCCCCCCATGGAATTTTTTCAAACATGCTCCCACTCCAGCGTATCCCCGCGTTTGATACTGTGTTCCTCGCACATCTCCAAAAGATACTTCGCAGGCTTGGTGTTCCTTACGTAAAACGTGAATGGACGTATATTCTTCACAACTTCCACAACCCGCTTCCCCCCGTCCAAATAAACAGCGTCAAAAGGGAAAAACACGAAAAACGAGTGTATCCCTATCGCTCCCTCATACTCAAAGAAGAAAAGGATATTCTTTCTCTTGGAGAGCATGAGCCCCCTGGCCCGTTCCAGCAGCGTGGTTGCGGCTTCTGCATTGAAAATCCGCTTCCCAACCCTGAGCGCAACCATCATTTCCCAAACCTTCTGCTCCTCCTGTCGTATTCCTTCAGCACGGCAACAAAATCATTCTTGCCGAAATCCTGCCAGAGCTTTTTCACGAAAAAGAACTCGCTGTAAACGCTCTGCCAGGGCATCAGGCCAGAGAGCCTCTGCTCCCCGCTCGTACGTATTATCAAATCCGGATCCCTTATCCCGGCAGTGTAAAGGTTCTCATCTATCGTCTGCTCATTCGCCTGCTTCACGCCTTTTTTGATTATCTCG
The DNA window shown above is from Candidatus Micrarchaeia archaeon and carries:
- a CDS encoding DUF192 domain-containing protein, translated to MVALRVGKRIFNAEAATTLLERARGLMLSKRKNILFFFEYEGAIGIHSFFVFFPFDAVYLDGGKRVVEVVKNIRPFTFYVRNTKPAKYLLEMCEEHSIKRGDTLEWEHV